One window from the genome of Mucilaginibacter ginsenosidivorans encodes:
- a CDS encoding Gfo/Idh/MocA family protein, translating to MKKENPNAINRRQFLTRASVLSAAVVLPRYVMGCKALAAPGDQITLGFIGTGKQAMGLQDSFLKTGEVRILAAADVYEAKLHRFTEKLPGCDMYSDFRRILDRKDINAVVIATPDHWHAAIAVMAAKAGKDIYCEKPLSLTIKEGRAMVKAAREHKRVFQTGSMQRSWAEFRQAVELVRNGYIGEIKTVRVNVGPPPIPYNLPQEPMPAGLNWDMWLGPNVKPQVFNHNLAPGLTDDFWAHWRDYREFGGGGMTDWGAHMFDIAQWGLDMDGSGPVLITPPDKDHKFLTYRYANGITMTHEPEGNQGVTFVGTKGDIHVVRGKLETNPGSLLNQTIGDNEKHVYRSDDHYKDFLQAIRKRTKPVADVEIGHRTATVCNLGNIAYELNRPLKWDPAKEVFLDDDEANKLTGREMKKEWNVL from the coding sequence ATGAAAAAAGAAAACCCTAACGCTATCAACAGACGACAATTTTTAACCCGTGCCTCTGTGCTTTCTGCTGCTGTGGTTTTGCCACGATATGTAATGGGCTGTAAAGCATTGGCGGCGCCCGGCGATCAAATAACACTTGGTTTTATCGGCACCGGCAAACAGGCAATGGGCCTGCAGGACTCTTTCCTTAAAACAGGTGAGGTGAGAATTTTGGCTGCCGCAGATGTGTACGAGGCCAAATTACACCGCTTTACCGAAAAGCTGCCTGGCTGTGACATGTATAGCGATTTTCGCAGGATACTGGACCGCAAGGATATCAACGCGGTAGTTATTGCCACCCCCGACCACTGGCACGCTGCAATAGCAGTAATGGCCGCAAAAGCCGGGAAGGATATTTATTGCGAAAAGCCGTTGTCGCTGACGATAAAAGAGGGGCGCGCGATGGTGAAGGCAGCAAGGGAACATAAAAGGGTTTTTCAAACGGGTAGTATGCAGCGTTCGTGGGCCGAATTCAGGCAGGCTGTGGAGTTGGTGAGAAACGGCTATATCGGCGAGATCAAGACCGTAAGGGTAAACGTGGGACCACCGCCTATACCTTACAACCTGCCACAGGAACCCATGCCCGCAGGGCTGAACTGGGACATGTGGCTGGGCCCGAATGTTAAACCGCAAGTATTTAACCATAACCTGGCACCTGGCTTAACTGATGACTTTTGGGCGCACTGGCGCGATTACAGGGAATTTGGTGGCGGCGGCATGACCGATTGGGGTGCGCACATGTTCGATATTGCCCAGTGGGGCCTTGACATGGACGGCAGTGGCCCGGTATTAATTACCCCGCCGGATAAAGATCATAAATTCCTAACCTACCGGTATGCGAATGGCATTACGATGACGCACGAACCTGAAGGGAACCAGGGAGTTACTTTTGTTGGCACTAAAGGCGACATTCATGTGGTTCGGGGTAAACTGGAAACAAATCCCGGCTCGTTGCTTAATCAAACTATAGGGGATAATGAAAAACATGTTTATCGAAGCGACGACCATTATAAAGATTTCCTGCAGGCCATCCGTAAGCGCACCAAACCGGTTGCCGATGTGGAGATTGGGCACCGGACCGCTACGGTTTGCAACCTCGGCAATATAGCTTATGAGCTAAACCGTCCGCTAAAATGGGACCCGGCAAAAGAAGTTTTTCTTGATGACGACGAGGCGAACAAATTGACCGGAAGGGAAATGAAGAAAGAGTGGAACGTCTTATAA
- a CDS encoding deoxycytidylate deaminase produces the protein MTKLSFDHIFMNLATDLAKRSHCVKAQVGAVLAKDTRIISIGYNGPPAGTHNCDEEWPETGCARDARGSCSLALHAEENAILYAVKNGANLEGATLYTTLSPCLPCARLIFSAGVKQVFFLNSYAEYKGLPSDEGVDFLNRFGVNAEKVIG, from the coding sequence ATGACCAAACTAAGTTTCGATCATATTTTTATGAACCTGGCAACCGACCTGGCCAAACGCTCACATTGCGTTAAGGCCCAGGTCGGTGCCGTTTTAGCTAAGGACACCCGTATCATTTCTATAGGCTATAACGGTCCGCCGGCGGGTACCCATAACTGCGACGAGGAATGGCCCGAAACCGGCTGCGCGCGCGACGCACGGGGCAGTTGCTCGCTTGCCTTGCACGCCGAAGAGAATGCTATTCTTTATGCCGTTAAAAATGGCGCCAACCTGGAAGGAGCAACGCTGTACACTACCTTATCGCCATGCCTGCCATGCGCGAGGCTGATATTTTCGGCCGGGGTAAAGCAAGTATTCTTTTTAAACTCTTACGCCGAATATAAGGGGCTCCCAAGCGACGAAGGTGTCGATTTCCTGAACCGATTTGGTGTTAATGCGGAGAAAGTTATTGGGTGA
- a CDS encoding nuclear transport factor 2 family protein, with protein MKTLLVWLIAILSLQNCFAQNKDVATLKQLNAVWIASYVTRDTAKMGGVFAEDLVLTNPSGKTFHKRDILKGVVSPNQECLSSKIDTVSVRLFGNIGIINAEITVVVKASGKTDTVHTNYMDVYEKRHGRWYAVAAHVTLLDAK; from the coding sequence ATGAAAACATTGCTGGTATGGTTGATAGCGATTTTGTCCCTGCAAAATTGCTTTGCCCAAAATAAGGACGTAGCCACATTAAAACAATTAAATGCGGTTTGGATAGCCTCTTATGTAACCCGCGACACCGCGAAAATGGGTGGTGTGTTTGCTGAAGACCTCGTTTTAACTAACCCTTCAGGAAAGACTTTCCACAAGCGGGATATTCTGAAAGGTGTAGTATCTCCCAACCAGGAATGCCTTTCGTCGAAAATTGATACGGTAAGTGTTCGACTATTTGGCAACATCGGTATTATCAATGCCGAAATAACCGTCGTTGTCAAAGCAAGCGGCAAAACAGATACTGTACACACCAACTATATGGACGTTTATGAAAAACGTCATGGCCGCTGGTATGCGGTGGCGGCGCACGTCACCTTGCTCGATGCCAAATAG
- a CDS encoding LysE family translocator → MIEAIIRGIGIGLVLTFLTGPVFFALIKTSIEKGFHAGVALALGVVTSDVVFVGAILFGSQYFDISSQDKRNAGVIGCIVLFALGIYYIFKKSEVNYDNKVPSKLKRTGYFLKGFLMCILNPTLLFHWTVVIGTASTLYIYGVPNRSLKIAVMFLTILVVQFGLDTTKAFYANKLRDRISVNFVHRLNEVAGIALIIASLILFDKLVTHYVFAAFSS, encoded by the coding sequence ATGATAGAAGCTATAATTAGGGGTATTGGGATTGGGTTGGTGCTTACTTTTCTTACGGGCCCGGTTTTCTTTGCTTTAATAAAAACAAGCATCGAAAAAGGGTTTCATGCCGGGGTTGCACTGGCCCTGGGTGTGGTTACAAGCGATGTGGTATTTGTGGGAGCCATTCTGTTCGGTTCACAGTATTTTGATATCTCGAGCCAGGATAAGCGGAATGCGGGAGTAATTGGCTGTATAGTGCTGTTTGCACTGGGAATCTATTATATCTTCAAAAAATCCGAAGTAAATTACGATAACAAGGTGCCCTCAAAGCTTAAACGTACCGGGTATTTTTTGAAGGGCTTCCTGATGTGTATCCTCAACCCCACCCTGCTTTTTCACTGGACGGTGGTTATCGGTACCGCCAGTACACTTTATATTTATGGAGTGCCCAATCGATCATTAAAGATCGCGGTGATGTTCCTCACCATCCTGGTCGTTCAATTCGGGCTCGATACGACAAAGGCCTTTTATGCAAATAAATTGCGCGACCGGATATCCGTCAATTTTGTGCATCGCCTTAATGAAGTGGCGGGAATAGCGCTTATTATTGCTTCGTTAATACTTTTCGATAAGCTGGTAACACATTACGTATTTGCAGCGTTCAGCAGTTAA
- a CDS encoding class II glutamine amidotransferase has translation MSDQIKHECGVAFIRLLKPLSYYQKKYGTALYGLNKLYLLMEKQHNRGQDGAGVATIKLDIEPGKRYISRHRSMASNAVADIFEYIQKKFADIQKETPEKMNDAEWLKQNVSFTGEVLLGHLRYGTHGKNSIENCHPFLRQNNWQTRNLVIAGNFNMTNVDELLQQLYDLGQHPKEKADTITVLEKIGHFLDTENQGLFDQYKREGHDNNVEISKLIAKDLDVAKILRKSARNWDGGYTIAGIFGHGDAFVMRDPSGIRPAFYYYNDEIVVAASERPALQTAFNIPIEEIKEIQPGHALIVKKSGKVKEEMFFEPLEKKSCSFERIYFSRGSDASIYRERKQLGRLLCPQILDAVNHDIKNTVFSYIPNTAEVAFYGMVEGMHKYTKQYQRDKLLNRADKISDEELTEVLALAPRVEKIAIKDVKLRTFITQDADRSEMVAHVYDTTYGLIKKGEDTLVVLDDSIVRGTTLKQSILKILDRLGPKKIVVVSSAPQIRFPDCYGIDMSRMGEFVAFEAAISLLKDMGKEDVILEVYKKCKDTAHLPKEEVENYVKAIYEPFTDQEISDRIARIITPKEINAEVKVIYQTLDNLHIACPDHTGDWYFSGNFPTPGGNKVVNRAFVNWMEGKNQRGYM, from the coding sequence ATGAGTGATCAGATAAAACACGAATGCGGTGTGGCGTTCATCCGACTTTTAAAGCCACTGTCGTACTACCAAAAAAAATATGGCACTGCGCTGTACGGACTAAACAAATTGTACCTCTTAATGGAAAAACAACATAACCGCGGCCAGGACGGCGCGGGCGTTGCTACCATTAAGCTGGACATTGAACCGGGCAAACGCTACATCAGCCGCCACCGTTCCATGGCCTCCAATGCCGTTGCCGATATATTCGAATACATCCAGAAAAAATTTGCCGATATACAAAAGGAGACGCCGGAGAAGATGAACGATGCCGAATGGCTGAAGCAAAACGTCAGCTTTACAGGCGAGGTCTTATTGGGTCATTTGCGCTACGGTACGCACGGTAAGAACAGTATCGAGAATTGCCACCCGTTTTTGCGGCAAAACAACTGGCAAACGCGTAACCTGGTGATTGCAGGTAACTTCAACATGACGAATGTTGATGAGTTGCTGCAGCAGCTTTACGACCTGGGCCAGCACCCGAAAGAAAAAGCCGATACCATCACTGTGCTCGAAAAGATCGGGCACTTTTTGGATACAGAGAACCAGGGGCTGTTTGACCAATACAAACGGGAGGGACACGATAACAACGTTGAGATCAGCAAGTTAATAGCAAAGGACCTTGATGTTGCCAAAATTCTGCGAAAGTCGGCGAGGAATTGGGATGGAGGATATACCATAGCGGGCATTTTCGGTCACGGGGATGCCTTTGTTATGCGCGATCCAAGTGGTATCAGGCCGGCATTCTACTATTATAACGACGAGATCGTAGTGGCGGCGTCTGAACGCCCGGCACTGCAAACAGCCTTCAACATTCCAATCGAGGAGATCAAAGAAATACAGCCGGGCCATGCTTTGATCGTTAAAAAGAGCGGCAAGGTAAAAGAAGAAATGTTCTTTGAACCGCTGGAAAAGAAATCCTGCTCGTTCGAGCGTATCTATTTTTCGCGCGGAAGCGATGCTTCGATTTACCGCGAACGCAAGCAATTAGGGAGGCTGCTTTGCCCGCAAATATTAGACGCCGTTAATCACGATATTAAGAATACTGTATTCTCCTACATCCCTAACACAGCCGAAGTGGCCTTTTACGGAATGGTTGAAGGGATGCACAAGTATACCAAGCAATACCAGCGCGATAAGCTATTGAACCGCGCCGACAAGATAAGCGACGAGGAATTAACCGAAGTGCTGGCTTTAGCGCCGCGGGTCGAAAAGATCGCCATTAAAGATGTAAAACTGCGCACTTTCATCACACAGGATGCCGACCGCAGCGAGATGGTGGCCCACGTATATGACACTACCTACGGGCTGATCAAAAAGGGCGAAGATACTTTAGTAGTGCTGGATGATTCTATCGTGCGTGGTACTACCCTAAAACAAAGTATCCTGAAGATACTCGACCGCCTTGGTCCAAAAAAGATCGTTGTAGTTTCATCCGCGCCGCAGATTCGCTTCCCTGATTGCTATGGTATTGATATGTCGCGCATGGGCGAATTCGTCGCCTTCGAGGCCGCTATCAGCCTGCTTAAGGACATGGGTAAGGAAGATGTGATCCTCGAAGTTTATAAAAAATGTAAAGACACTGCTCACCTGCCAAAGGAAGAGGTAGAAAATTATGTGAAAGCCATTTACGAGCCTTTTACCGACCAGGAGATATCCGACCGAATTGCCCGGATAATTACTCCTAAAGAGATCAATGCCGAGGTGAAAGTCATTTACCAGACGCTTGATAACTTACATATTGCATGTCCCGATCATACGGGTGATTGGTATTTCTCTGGTAATTTCCCTACTCCGGGTGGTAATAAGGTGGTTAACCGCGCTTTTGTCAACTGGATGGAAGGCAAAAATCAGCGGGGGTATATGTAA
- a CDS encoding amidohydrolase family protein, whose product MKKYLFLIPLSAFCLGAHAQQTDTDSGTFILHKFQQAIGKETYQVNKSKDAVTYSASFKFTDRGSPVPFKAELKVTPAAEPLEFDIKGKFSRFSEINDKISITNGQAHILVDDSAHDQKIESLAFPVAGYAPVIGQQVLLQYWKKHHEPASIDILPTGSVQIRRDGADTLTFNGKPLMLERYTIGGLIWGNVFVWTTKQGQVISVIENDAEFDKFEAMREPYEELLPVLIGKTATYSMRLFTKSAAPGGKTEKLIAITGGTIYDVVNERPIPDAVILVENGVIKKVGKKGELAVPAGAKVIDATGKMIFPGLWDMHAHFEQAEWGPAYLAAGVTTVRDCGNEYDFINAIKKAIDGGTGVGPTILKAGIIDGKGPIALGVIQADTKEEAVAAVDRYKNNGFVQIKIYSSVKPAIVKAICDEAHKQGLTVTGHIPQGMNLEAGVDSGMDMVNHVQYVYSIMKRNKDRSIDFDDSTSKAAIQFIKDHNVVIDPTIGVFEMSFRNVKDDITQIEPAFNTLPVPLKALLKNFGMEPERSKQFEPLYQSMVTIVKKLHDAGVTIVAGTDQGFPGFGVARELELYVQAGLTPADAIQTATITPAKVMKLDKTSGSIEEGKSADLIIVNGDPLKNIRDIRNVTTVIKAGHIYEPGPLHKLVGFSK is encoded by the coding sequence ATGAAAAAATATTTATTCCTTATCCCGTTGTCGGCTTTTTGCCTTGGGGCACATGCCCAACAAACCGATACAGACAGCGGTACATTTATATTGCATAAGTTTCAGCAGGCGATAGGCAAAGAGACTTACCAGGTGAATAAAAGTAAGGACGCCGTAACCTATTCAGCCAGTTTTAAATTTACAGACCGGGGTTCGCCGGTGCCGTTTAAAGCGGAACTGAAAGTAACGCCTGCGGCGGAACCACTGGAATTTGATATCAAAGGAAAATTCTCGCGGTTCTCTGAAATAAATGATAAAATAAGCATCACAAACGGCCAGGCACATATCCTCGTCGATGATTCGGCGCACGACCAAAAAATAGAATCTTTGGCCTTCCCCGTTGCGGGTTATGCACCGGTTATCGGGCAGCAGGTTTTGTTGCAATACTGGAAAAAACATCATGAACCTGCCAGCATCGATATACTGCCGACCGGTTCGGTGCAAATAAGGCGCGACGGCGCAGATACGCTGACTTTCAACGGCAAGCCGCTGATGCTGGAAAGATATACCATAGGCGGCCTGATATGGGGTAATGTATTTGTCTGGACAACTAAGCAGGGCCAGGTGATCAGCGTTATTGAGAATGATGCCGAATTTGACAAATTCGAAGCCATGCGCGAACCTTATGAAGAACTGTTACCTGTTCTGATAGGTAAAACAGCGACCTATAGCATGCGCCTTTTCACTAAATCGGCAGCGCCGGGCGGCAAGACTGAAAAACTGATCGCGATAACAGGCGGAACGATTTACGATGTGGTTAATGAAAGACCGATCCCTGACGCTGTAATACTTGTCGAAAACGGTGTGATTAAAAAAGTTGGCAAAAAGGGCGAATTAGCCGTACCTGCCGGTGCAAAAGTGATTGACGCAACAGGTAAGATGATATTCCCCGGTTTATGGGATATGCACGCCCATTTTGAACAAGCCGAATGGGGGCCGGCCTACCTGGCCGCAGGTGTTACTACCGTTCGCGATTGCGGTAACGAGTATGATTTTATCAATGCTATAAAAAAAGCCATCGACGGAGGAACCGGGGTAGGGCCGACGATATTGAAAGCCGGCATCATCGACGGTAAGGGCCCGATTGCCCTGGGCGTTATACAAGCTGATACGAAAGAGGAGGCCGTTGCAGCCGTCGACCGCTACAAGAACAACGGGTTCGTACAGATCAAAATTTACAGTTCGGTAAAGCCGGCAATAGTTAAAGCCATATGCGATGAGGCACATAAACAAGGCCTGACGGTTACCGGGCATATCCCCCAGGGTATGAACCTTGAGGCAGGTGTCGATTCGGGTATGGACATGGTGAACCATGTGCAATATGTGTACTCGATCATGAAGCGCAATAAGGACCGCTCCATCGATTTTGATGACTCGACCAGTAAAGCCGCTATTCAATTTATAAAGGACCACAATGTGGTGATCGACCCCACAATCGGTGTTTTTGAGATGAGCTTCCGCAACGTAAAGGATGATATTACACAAATTGAGCCTGCATTTAATACCCTTCCGGTGCCTTTGAAGGCCTTATTGAAGAATTTTGGCATGGAGCCGGAGCGATCCAAACAGTTTGAACCACTTTATCAAAGCATGGTCACGATCGTTAAAAAATTGCACGATGCAGGCGTTACCATTGTTGCAGGCACTGACCAGGGTTTTCCAGGCTTCGGCGTTGCCAGGGAATTGGAATTATACGTCCAGGCGGGCCTTACCCCGGCAGATGCGATACAGACCGCCACCATTACGCCGGCCAAAGTGATGAAGCTGGATAAAACGAGTGGTTCGATAGAAGAAGGTAAAAGCGCTGATCTGATTATCGTTAATGGTGACCCCCTGAAAAACATAAGAGATATCCGTAATGTAACTACGGTTATTAAAGCCGGGCATATTTATGAGCCCGGACCGCTGCATAAACTGGTAGGATTTAGTAAATGA
- a CDS encoding sugar phosphate isomerase/epimerase family protein: protein MKKVVLSVCLLILFSAGSAFAQKEKPLFTGAIGVQSYTYRNSFPTGVAATLDTIKALGITEMEGPNPKNTTPEEFKKMLDERGISMPSLGADYNAITKDPEPFIKLAKTFGSKYIMVAWIPHGKTFTIDDAKKAVDDFNRAGKVLAENGITLCYHDHGYEFGPYEDGTLFDYIVKNTDPKYVSFEMDMLWTFHGGGDPAKLLYKYKDRWKLMHLKDIRKGIANDLTGGTDTRNDVALGTGQINVPEVLKAAKAIGIKHYFIEDESPNHAAQIPVTIAYIKSLKE from the coding sequence ATGAAAAAAGTTGTCTTATCAGTCTGTTTACTGATCCTGTTTTCCGCGGGGAGCGCTTTCGCTCAAAAGGAGAAACCCCTGTTTACCGGCGCCATCGGCGTGCAATCATATACCTACCGAAATAGCTTCCCTACGGGTGTTGCGGCAACTTTAGATACCATCAAAGCGCTTGGGATAACCGAAATGGAAGGCCCGAACCCTAAAAATACTACGCCGGAAGAGTTCAAAAAAATGCTGGATGAACGCGGCATCAGCATGCCATCGCTTGGCGCTGATTATAACGCGATAACAAAGGACCCTGAGCCGTTTATCAAACTGGCGAAAACTTTTGGATCCAAATACATTATGGTGGCGTGGATACCACACGGAAAGACTTTCACTATTGATGACGCGAAAAAGGCCGTGGACGATTTTAACCGGGCTGGCAAAGTACTGGCGGAAAATGGCATAACTTTATGCTACCACGATCACGGATATGAATTCGGGCCATATGAGGATGGTACCTTGTTCGACTATATTGTTAAAAATACCGACCCAAAATATGTATCCTTCGAAATGGACATGCTTTGGACCTTCCATGGCGGCGGCGACCCGGCCAAACTGCTTTACAAATACAAGGATCGCTGGAAACTGATGCACCTGAAGGATATTCGCAAAGGCATAGCCAATGACCTGACCGGCGGCACGGACACCAGGAACGATGTGGCGTTAGGTACCGGGCAGATCAACGTGCCGGAGGTATTGAAAGCCGCGAAGGCCATCGGTATCAAACATTATTTTATCGAGGACGAAAGCCCCAACCATGCGGCACAGATACCGGTGACGATAGCCTATATCAAAAGCCTGAAAGAATAA
- a CDS encoding MFS transporter, whose amino-acid sequence MEQNKTKSYGSALYTIITVFFFWGFLAASNGIFIPFCKAHFHLTQFESQLIDFTFYGGYFIGSLVLYFASQATKVDILNKLGYKNGIIYGLILSAVGALIMVPAINSGSFGFILGSFFIIALGFSLQQTAANPFVIALGSPETGSNRLNLAGGVNNFGTLLGPVIVSIVLFGSASKLIPAADVNITSVNNLYFILAGLYIAVAIFFWISNLPKVTSDEKIEAGTKTNLPLLVIFVAFCLILAAGPLTQATGLPRSYFVYASLAIILITLIASLSASSKSNEGWGAMHYPQLIYGMIAIFTYVGVEVTIQSNMGALLKTPEFGGFKESEIAPYISLYWGSLMIGRWTGAISVFNLSKSIKQVLTVIVPLFAFGVVLLVNYLSGKDVSNLYIYVVCVAVLIVGFFIGQEKPVRTLTIFGILGALAMIVGLMTTGRVGLFAFISGGLCCSIMWPSIFALAIAGLGKYTSQGSAFLIMMILGGSIIPPVQGILADTSGIHLSYVIPVICFAYLAFFAWKAGFELKKQGIDVDNLEAGGGH is encoded by the coding sequence ATGGAACAAAACAAAACAAAAAGTTACGGATCGGCTCTGTATACTATCATCACTGTGTTTTTCTTTTGGGGCTTCCTTGCCGCGTCGAACGGAATTTTCATCCCGTTCTGTAAAGCACATTTTCATCTTACCCAATTCGAATCCCAGCTGATTGACTTTACTTTTTATGGCGGATATTTTATCGGTTCGCTGGTATTGTATTTTGCGTCCCAGGCTACCAAAGTCGACATTTTGAATAAGCTGGGCTATAAAAATGGCATTATATACGGTTTGATCCTTTCTGCGGTAGGCGCCCTTATTATGGTTCCGGCCATCAATTCAGGTTCATTTGGGTTCATCCTCGGTTCCTTTTTTATTATTGCATTGGGTTTCTCCTTACAGCAAACGGCGGCCAACCCGTTTGTTATAGCGCTTGGGTCGCCCGAAACAGGTTCAAACCGACTTAACCTGGCGGGCGGTGTAAATAATTTCGGTACATTATTGGGCCCGGTTATTGTAAGTATTGTGTTGTTTGGAAGTGCTAGTAAGCTAATCCCCGCCGCCGACGTAAATATTACGTCGGTAAATAACCTGTATTTTATATTGGCCGGTTTATATATTGCTGTAGCGATATTTTTCTGGATATCAAATCTGCCAAAGGTTACAAGCGATGAAAAAATAGAAGCAGGCACCAAGACAAATTTACCCCTGCTGGTGATATTTGTAGCGTTTTGTCTCATTTTGGCTGCGGGCCCGTTAACCCAGGCAACAGGGCTGCCCAGGTCATATTTTGTCTATGCGTCGTTGGCTATTATATTAATAACCCTGATCGCGTCACTTTCAGCCTCAAGCAAAAGCAATGAAGGGTGGGGGGCAATGCACTATCCGCAACTGATCTATGGTATGATCGCCATATTTACGTATGTAGGTGTGGAAGTAACCATCCAAAGTAACATGGGCGCTTTATTGAAAACACCTGAATTTGGCGGATTTAAAGAATCGGAAATTGCCCCTTATATTTCTCTTTACTGGGGAAGCCTGATGATAGGCCGTTGGACGGGTGCTATCTCGGTGTTTAATCTTTCAAAATCAATAAAACAAGTGCTGACGGTTATTGTTCCGTTGTTTGCCTTTGGTGTCGTGTTATTAGTAAATTACCTAAGCGGAAAGGATGTAAGCAATCTGTACATTTATGTGGTTTGCGTTGCCGTTTTGATCGTTGGATTTTTTATCGGACAAGAGAAACCTGTACGTACGCTCACGATATTCGGAATTCTCGGTGCTTTAGCTATGATTGTAGGATTAATGACAACCGGCCGCGTCGGCTTATTTGCTTTTATCAGTGGCGGTTTGTGTTGCTCAATCATGTGGCCCTCTATATTCGCCTTAGCGATAGCGGGCTTAGGGAAGTACACCAGCCAGGGCTCAGCTTTTTTGATCATGATGATCCTGGGAGGTTCTATTATCCCTCCGGTTCAGGGTATCTTGGCCGATACCAGCGGTATACATCTATCTTATGTGATACCTGTAATATGCTTCGCTTATCTCGCTTTCTTTGCCTGGAAAGCGGGCTTCGAATTGAAGAAGCAAGGTATTGACGTGGATAACCTGGAAGCAGGCGGAGGACACTGA
- the cmk gene encoding (d)CMP kinase, with the protein MSSNIVIAIDGYSSCGKSTLAKALAQKLHFIYVDSGAMYRAVTLYFIRHHVDLHDHQQVAEALKNIHLNFHSRDYQTHITLNDEEVSEEIRRMPVSDNVSAVAALREVRHEMVKQQQRMGRSKNIVMDGRDIGTTVFPDAQLKIFMTADPKVRAERRYKELYEKNPDITLEEVFENLAHRDYQDTTREESPLIRAQDAIILDNTNMTPDQQLDFALNKIKSLLDPE; encoded by the coding sequence ATGAGCAGTAACATTGTAATAGCTATCGACGGCTATTCTTCATGCGGGAAGAGCACATTAGCGAAGGCATTAGCCCAAAAGCTTCATTTTATTTACGTTGATAGCGGCGCCATGTACCGGGCGGTGACGCTCTATTTTATCCGTCATCATGTCGACCTTCATGATCATCAGCAGGTTGCTGAAGCGCTAAAGAACATCCACCTCAACTTCCATTCGCGCGATTACCAGACGCACATCACGCTGAACGACGAGGAAGTATCGGAAGAGATCCGGCGGATGCCTGTGTCAGATAATGTGAGCGCTGTAGCGGCACTACGCGAAGTACGCCACGAGATGGTGAAGCAGCAGCAGCGAATGGGCCGCTCCAAAAATATCGTGATGGACGGGCGGGACATCGGTACCACCGTTTTCCCCGATGCCCAGCTGAAAATATTTATGACTGCCGACCCCAAGGTGCGAGCCGAACGAAGATATAAAGAGCTTTACGAAAAGAACCCGGATATAACATTGGAAGAGGTTTTCGAGAACCTGGCCCACCGCGATTACCAGGATACTACCCGCGAGGAAAGTCCGCTGATAAGGGCGCAGGATGCCATTATACTTGATAATACCAATATGACGCCCGACCAGCAATTGGATTTCGCGCTAAATAAGATCAAGTCGCTGCTTGACCCGGAATAA
- the arfB gene encoding alternative ribosome rescue aminoacyl-tRNA hydrolase ArfB, with product MNFSKTDLQKEVIYKTSRSGGKGGQNVNKVSTKVELLFDIERSLLFSDEEKQRLTEKLQSRLNRDGYLQVMSEEERSQYLNKERAIEKLVLILTKALHQPKKRKATKPTKAMIAARLGNKRQQSAKKAARKKSFDD from the coding sequence ATGAATTTTTCTAAGACTGACCTGCAAAAGGAGGTTATTTACAAAACATCGCGGAGCGGGGGCAAGGGCGGGCAAAATGTAAACAAAGTATCTACGAAGGTCGAGTTGCTGTTTGATATAGAGCGATCGTTGTTGTTTTCGGACGAAGAAAAACAACGGCTAACGGAAAAACTTCAGTCGAGACTAAATCGCGATGGATATTTGCAGGTAATGAGCGAAGAGGAGCGGAGCCAGTATTTAAATAAAGAAAGGGCCATCGAAAAGCTGGTACTGATATTGACGAAGGCATTACATCAACCCAAAAAACGTAAAGCAACAAAACCGACCAAAGCCATGATAGCTGCCCGGCTCGGGAATAAAAGGCAACAGTCGGCCAAGAAAGCTGCAAGGAAAAAGAGTTTTGACGATTAA